One region of Bactrocera neohumeralis isolate Rockhampton chromosome 5, APGP_CSIRO_Bneo_wtdbg2-racon-allhic-juicebox.fasta_v2, whole genome shotgun sequence genomic DNA includes:
- the LOC126760756 gene encoding serine protease SP24D-like has translation MAACLLLSSLLVVLALIGSSNAAPNGRIVGGVDADIGQFPHQVSLQREDGSHTCGASIISENYLLTAAHCVVVGNGIEPYPAKYFQVRVGSIQRTVGGQLLKLKRILVNKAYGNFLNDVALLELEKPLVFTANIQAIELAEEEVPTGEDVIISGWGRLYTNGPIPYRMQWNTLKALTVDECEEAIGMGDDSLICLAHQANNGACNGDSGGPATYKGKLVGVAGFVVNGCGSTYPDGYAKVAYHREWIRENTGV, from the exons ATGGCGGCGTGTCTACTGCTTAGTTCTCTGCTTGTGGTTTTGGCTTTAATCGGCAGTAGCAATGCGGCTCCCAATGGGCGTATTGTCGGTGGTGTCGATGCCGATATTGGACAATTCCCACACCAGGTCTCACTACAACGTGAAGACGGTTCACACACCTGTGGCGCTTCGATCATTAGCGAAAACTATCTTCTGACAGCGGCACATTGTGTTGTCGTTGGAAATGGCATTGAACC CTATCCTGCTAAATACTTCCAAGTACGTGTGGGCAGTATTCAACGCACAGTCGGTGGACAACTGTTGAAGTTGAAACGCATCCTCGTCAATAAAGCTTATGGAAATTTCCTTAACGATGTAGCACTCTTAGAATTGGAGAAACCATTGGTCTTCACCGCAAACATACAAGCCATTGAATTGGCTGAAGAAGAGGTACCAACGGGAGAAGATGTTATAATCTCAGGTTGGGGACGCCTATACACCAACGGTCCGATCCCATATAGGATGCAGTGGAACACTTTAAAAGCGTTGACTGTGGATGAGTGTGAAGAGGCGATTGGCATGGGAGACGACAGCTTGATCTGTTTGGCTCATCAAGCTAACAATGGCGCTTGCAATGGTGACTCTGGTGGTCCAGCTACATATAAGGGTAAACTGGTGGGTGTGGCCGGTTTTGTAGTGAATGGCTGTGGTAGCACTTATCCAGATGGTTATGCTAAGGTGGCTTATCATCGCGAATGGATTCGTGAAAATACTGgcgtttaa
- the LOC126760755 gene encoding trypsin alpha yields the protein MAVTRIIAFAFVLAVCVGINAAPNGRILEGNDVATGELPWVVSVRVDNAHVAVGNIIDASHILTSGHGLSALRSTAIAASRVTVRVGSINQYAGGQIVNVQSITIHPSFGNFLHDIAIITLQQPLTFSSKIAAIALATDEVNEALVEETEVALAGWGLQLSGATPYKLQVATLKVLSSHECEYQAGYGYDSVLCLEHGVNQGIATGDEGAGVVVNNTLVGVASFYFGGGGTKFPDVSSRVSYYSSWIASTIAAASED from the exons ATGGCAGTTACACGCATCATCGCATTCGCTTTCGTTTTGGCCGTCTGTGTCGGCATTAACGCCGCGCCCAATGGTCGCATATTGGAGGGTAACGATGTCGCTACCGGCGAACTCCCGTGGGTCGTCTCGGTACGTGTGGACAATGCGCACGTTGCAGTGGGCAATATTATTGATGCAAGCCATATATTGACCTCGGGTCACGGACTTTCCGCATTGAGGAGCACAGC TATTGCCGCTTCACGTGTTACGGTGCGTGTGGGCAGCATTAATCAATATGCCGGCGGTCAAATTGTCAACGTTCAATCGATCACAATTCATCCATCTTTTGGCAACTTCTTGCACGACATCGCCATCATCACATTGCAGCAGCCTTTAACTTTCAGCAGCAAAATCGCCGCGATCGCTTTGGCCACGGACGAAGTTAATGAGGCATTGGTTGAGGAGACTGAAGTGGCGCTTGCCGGTTGGGGTCTGCAATTGTCGGGTGCCACACCGTACAAATTACAGGTGGCCACTTTGAAAGTGTTGAGCTCGCACGAGTGTGAATATCAGGCTGGTTATGGTTATGATTCGGTCTTGTGCTTGGAACATGGCGTTAATCAGGGTATCGCGACTGGCGATGAGGGCGCCGGTGTTGTGGTTAATAATACATTAGTGGGCGTGGCGAGTTTCTACTTTGGCGGCGGCGGTACTAAATTCCCCGATGTAAGCAGCAGAGTGTCTTACTACAGCAGCTGGATTGCAAGTACAATTGCTGCAGCAAGCGAAGATTAG